In one window of Pseudomonas chlororaphis subsp. chlororaphis DNA:
- the glcC gene encoding transcriptional regulator GlcC codes for MHRSDSGRHQVADVVCERIERLIVDGVLKTGQLLPSERRLTEKLGVSRTALREGLKLLRARGIIETEQGKGSFVAQLSGQGTTSALMHLFSSQPRTLYDLFEVRSLLEGESARLAALRGTEADFVLIGRAYQALLDAHDQALDASAHARLDHAFHLAICEASHNPVLVQTLRSLTDLLLNSVFASVNNLYHRQAQKRQIDRQHARLYNAVTGRLPEQARKAAIAHIQGLCDNLREIENEEQRLVRATLRLEGWN; via the coding sequence ATGCACAGGAGCGATTCGGGCCGGCACCAGGTGGCGGATGTGGTGTGTGAACGCATCGAACGCCTGATCGTCGACGGCGTACTCAAGACCGGCCAACTGCTGCCCTCGGAGCGGCGCCTGACGGAAAAACTCGGGGTGTCGCGCACGGCCTTGCGCGAGGGCCTGAAGCTGCTGCGGGCGCGGGGCATCATCGAAACCGAACAGGGCAAGGGCTCGTTTGTCGCCCAACTGTCGGGGCAGGGTACGACCTCGGCGCTGATGCACCTGTTCAGCTCCCAGCCGCGCACCCTCTACGACCTGTTCGAAGTGCGCAGCCTGCTGGAAGGCGAGTCGGCGCGGCTGGCGGCGTTGCGCGGCACCGAGGCCGATTTCGTGCTGATCGGCCGTGCTTACCAGGCGCTGCTGGACGCCCACGACCAGGCCCTTGATGCCTCGGCCCACGCGCGCCTGGATCACGCTTTCCACCTGGCGATCTGCGAGGCTTCGCACAACCCGGTGCTGGTGCAGACCCTGCGCTCGCTGACCGACCTGCTGCTCAATTCGGTGTTCGCCTCGGTCAACAACCTCTACCACCGCCAGGCGCAGAAGCGCCAGATCGACCGCCAGCACGCGCGGCTCTACAACGCCGTCACCGGACGCCTGCCGGAGCAGGCGCGCAAGGCCGCCATCGCGCATATCCAGGGCCTCTGCGACAACCTGCGGGAGATCGAAAACGAAGAGCAGCGCTTGGTGCGCGCGACCTTGCGCCTGGAAGGCTGGAACTGA
- a CDS encoding metallothionein, whose amino-acid sequence MSNETCACPGCTCKVGAHAIVRHGKHYCCQACASHHANGEPCASTEGCDCAKGAHH is encoded by the coding sequence ATGTCCAATGAGACTTGTGCCTGTCCGGGCTGCACCTGCAAGGTCGGCGCCCATGCCATCGTGCGTCACGGCAAGCACTACTGCTGCCAGGCCTGCGCCAGCCACCACGCCAACGGCGAACCCTGCGCCTCCACCGAAGGCTGCGATTGCGCCAAGGGCGCGCATCACTGA
- a CDS encoding DUF6555 family protein, with protein MNNAKLFVIEYTLHGTPKSFIIRSEKMDNAEAWHWASCDAGVGRIGRFGLERVKKTSKPLAEKFGIENVTWRPST; from the coding sequence ATGAACAACGCAAAACTTTTCGTCATCGAATACACCCTGCACGGCACCCCCAAGTCCTTCATCATCCGCTCGGAGAAGATGGACAACGCCGAGGCGTGGCACTGGGCAAGCTGCGACGCCGGTGTCGGCCGCATCGGCCGCTTTGGCCTGGAACGGGTGAAAAAGACCAGCAAGCCCCTGGCGGAAAAATTCGGTATCGAGAACGTCACCTGGCGACCGTCGACCTGA
- a CDS encoding AraC family transcriptional regulator: protein MALAAPPDLSDTDVPVQPLARTYPRGLFIEPHEHAWGQLLYAMSGVMWVETPNEALVVPPQRAVWLPPGVPHGIRVVTDLQMRNIYLRPCLAATLDSQVQVLQVDNLLRELIVRLVEHDGAPQPEYYDALVGLALLELKRARRSRLKIVLPDSSDRRLISLCQAVMAAPSLDIPFERHAEAAGASVRTLARLFKDGLGMGFAEWRRQVQLATAAAELIQGVPVGTIARELGYSPGSFSDMFRRELGLAPSQYAAGEARA, encoded by the coding sequence ATGGCCCTTGCCGCACCTCCCGACCTCAGCGACACCGACGTACCGGTGCAACCCCTGGCGCGCACCTATCCGCGTGGCCTGTTCATCGAGCCCCACGAACATGCCTGGGGGCAGCTGCTGTACGCCATGAGCGGGGTGATGTGGGTCGAGACGCCGAACGAGGCGCTGGTGGTGCCGCCGCAACGGGCGGTGTGGTTGCCGCCGGGCGTGCCCCACGGGATCCGCGTGGTCACCGACCTGCAGATGCGCAATATCTATCTGCGCCCGTGCCTGGCGGCGACCCTCGACAGCCAGGTGCAGGTGTTGCAGGTGGACAACCTGCTGCGCGAGCTGATCGTACGCCTGGTGGAGCATGACGGCGCGCCGCAGCCGGAGTACTACGACGCGCTGGTGGGCCTGGCCCTGCTGGAGCTCAAGCGCGCCCGGCGCTCGCGGTTGAAGATCGTCCTGCCGGACAGTTCCGACCGGCGCCTGATCAGCCTCTGCCAGGCGGTGATGGCCGCGCCTTCCCTGGACATTCCCTTCGAACGCCACGCCGAGGCGGCGGGCGCCAGCGTGCGCACCCTGGCGCGGCTGTTCAAGGACGGCCTGGGCATGGGCTTCGCCGAGTGGCGTCGCCAGGTGCAGCTGGCCACGGCTGCCGCCGAGCTGATCCAGGGCGTGCCGGTCGGCACCATCGCCCGTGAGCTGGGGTATTCCCCCGGTAGCTTCAGCGACATGTTCCGCCGCGAGCTGGGGCTGGCCCCGTCGCAATACGCGGCCGGGGAAGCCCGCGCCTGA
- a CDS encoding DUF1427 family protein — protein sequence MHYLISLAIGLGVGLLYGALNFRSPAPPAIALVGLLGMLAGEQLWPMGRQLVSNWLS from the coding sequence ATGCATTACCTCATCTCCCTGGCCATCGGCCTCGGCGTCGGATTGCTCTACGGCGCCTTGAATTTTCGCTCGCCGGCGCCGCCGGCCATCGCCCTGGTCGGGCTACTCGGCATGCTTGCCGGCGAACAGCTGTGGCCCATGGGTCGGCAGCTGGTGAGCAACTGGTTGTCCTGA
- a CDS encoding quinone oxidoreductase family protein — translation MHALQFSKTGDLSSLHYVEVPTPVPAADQVLVRIKAAGLNPSDVKNVLGRFPYTTVPRIPGRDFAGVVVEGPQEWVGQEVWGTGKELGFYADGSHAQYVALSAKGVAHKPAQLSFAQAASLGVPYTTAWDALERSGVSAGTTLLVIGGGAVGSAALALAKVRGARVLAAARRPEQVKALQAQGFQTVQLDQPEDLGAQVNEVFAGGAEVIFDTTGFWLPASVAALAPFGRIAIIAAPVDGHVQLPALGLYRKGGSVVGINSLLYGVQACAAMLEQFGRFFDEGLLPLPQGLFESPLEQGVERYHEVNKGSGEKVILLP, via the coding sequence ATGCACGCCCTGCAATTTTCCAAGACCGGCGATCTCTCGTCGCTGCACTACGTCGAGGTGCCGACCCCGGTGCCGGCCGCCGATCAGGTACTGGTGCGGATCAAGGCTGCCGGCCTCAACCCCAGCGACGTGAAAAACGTGCTCGGGCGTTTTCCCTACACCACCGTGCCGCGTATTCCCGGGCGGGACTTTGCCGGAGTGGTGGTGGAGGGGCCGCAGGAGTGGGTGGGACAGGAGGTCTGGGGCACCGGCAAGGAGCTGGGGTTCTACGCGGACGGCTCCCATGCCCAGTACGTGGCGCTGTCGGCCAAGGGCGTGGCGCACAAGCCGGCGCAGCTGAGCTTCGCCCAGGCCGCCAGCCTGGGCGTGCCTTACACCACCGCCTGGGATGCCCTGGAACGCAGTGGGGTAAGCGCCGGCACCACTTTGCTGGTGATTGGCGGTGGGGCGGTGGGCAGCGCCGCCCTGGCCCTGGCGAAGGTTCGCGGAGCCCGGGTGCTGGCCGCCGCGCGGCGCCCGGAGCAGGTCAAGGCCTTGCAGGCGCAGGGGTTCCAGACCGTGCAGCTGGACCAGCCGGAAGACCTCGGGGCGCAGGTCAACGAGGTGTTCGCCGGCGGCGCCGAGGTGATCTTCGACACCACCGGTTTCTGGCTGCCGGCCTCGGTCGCGGCCCTGGCGCCGTTCGGCCGCATCGCCATCATCGCCGCGCCGGTGGACGGTCATGTGCAACTGCCGGCCCTGGGCCTGTATCGCAAGGGCGGTTCGGTGGTCGGGATCAACTCGTTGCTGTACGGCGTGCAGGCCTGCGCGGCCATGCTCGAGCAGTTCGGCCGGTTCTTCGATGAGGGGCTGTTGCCGTTGCCGCAGGGGCTGTTCGAATCGCCGCTGGAGCAGGGCGTCGAGCGTTATCACGAGGTGAACAAGGGCAGCGGCGAGAAGGTGATTCTGTTGCCATAA
- a CDS encoding purine-nucleoside phosphorylase, whose translation MHAMTRLSLSVGLACGALLASTAWAAEAPATPIKPKVMLITMFAPEAQHWIERLELKQEVRVPGLSAEYPAIRCNTKDVCLLVTGMGQTNAAASTLALALSPKFDLRKSYFLVAGIAGISPKHGTIGTTAWAHYLVEFGTQWELDSRDAPKDWPTGYLGINTKGPNEKPPLDYKTEVFELNPKLQAKAFALSRRVSLSESKESAAWRLKYPAAPANQPPVVTQCDTLAGNTWFSGTRLSERAEVWTRLLTDNKGEYCTTQQEDNSTYEALLRASREGRVDVQRLAVVRAGSDFDRPEPGGSEVDNLLKYADQGGFVPALENLYRTGNPLVQDILKNWSAWEKGVPEA comes from the coding sequence ATGCACGCGATGACCCGTCTTTCCCTTTCCGTGGGCCTGGCCTGCGGCGCCCTGCTCGCGTCGACGGCCTGGGCCGCCGAGGCCCCGGCGACCCCGATCAAACCCAAGGTGATGCTGATCACCATGTTCGCCCCCGAGGCCCAGCACTGGATCGAGCGCCTGGAGCTGAAGCAGGAAGTGCGCGTACCCGGCCTGTCGGCGGAGTACCCGGCGATTCGTTGTAACACCAAGGACGTCTGCCTGCTGGTCACCGGCATGGGCCAGACCAACGCCGCGGCCTCGACCCTGGCACTGGCGCTGTCGCCGAAATTCGACCTGCGCAAAAGCTATTTCCTGGTCGCCGGGATCGCCGGCATCAGCCCTAAACACGGGACCATCGGCACCACTGCCTGGGCCCATTACCTGGTGGAATTCGGTACCCAGTGGGAACTGGATTCGCGGGACGCGCCCAAGGACTGGCCGACCGGCTACCTGGGCATCAATACCAAAGGCCCGAACGAGAAACCGCCGCTGGACTACAAGACCGAAGTCTTCGAACTCAACCCGAAACTCCAGGCCAAGGCCTTCGCCCTGTCGCGTCGGGTAAGCCTGAGCGAAAGCAAGGAATCGGCGGCCTGGCGCCTCAAGTACCCGGCGGCCCCGGCCAACCAGCCGCCGGTGGTGACCCAGTGCGACACCCTGGCGGGCAACACCTGGTTCTCCGGCACGCGCCTGAGCGAGCGGGCCGAGGTCTGGACCCGCCTGCTGACCGACAACAAGGGCGAGTACTGCACCACCCAGCAGGAAGACAACTCGACCTACGAGGCCCTGCTGCGCGCCAGCCGCGAAGGCCGGGTGGACGTGCAGCGGCTGGCGGTGGTCCGCGCCGGCTCCGACTTCGACCGCCCCGAGCCAGGCGGCAGCGAGGTCGACAACCTGCTCAAGTACGCCGACCAGGGCGGTTTCGTCCCGGCCCTGGAAAACCTCTATCGCACCGGCAACCCGCTGGTGCAGGACATCCTGAAGAACTGGTCGGCGTGGGAGAAAGGCGTGCCGGAGGCGTAA
- a CDS encoding nucleoside-specific channel-forming protein Tsx produces the protein MHVPFTPSASRHTLVVSLLLSAVTGLLSATAQAEEKTLDDSAQGESLSPAAAPAKPGPYLSDWYNQDLTLIGSKDISFGPQPADDIYLEYEYFGRKGPFELYGYIDIPKIFNIGNSHDKGVWDHGSPVFMEHEPRISIDYLAGRSLAIGPFKEWYVAFDWIYDHGSNSANRANTLYSGLGTDIDTHSRVNLSANFYGRYQWENYGASNEYSWDGYRAQLKYIVPISKFGNGASLTYIGFTNFDFGSDLHKDNPARTANATVATNVLLYSFTHLRFTLVGRYFHNGGNWQDGSELNFGDGDFRARSNGWGYYAGIGYQF, from the coding sequence ATGCACGTACCTTTCACCCCCTCCGCGTCCCGCCACACCTTGGTTGTTTCCTTGCTACTAAGCGCCGTTACAGGACTACTCAGCGCTACCGCCCAGGCCGAGGAAAAAACCCTCGACGACTCGGCCCAGGGCGAGAGCCTGAGCCCCGCTGCCGCACCGGCGAAACCAGGCCCCTACCTGTCGGACTGGTACAACCAGGACCTGACCCTGATCGGCAGCAAGGACATCAGTTTCGGCCCGCAGCCGGCCGACGATATCTACCTGGAGTACGAGTACTTCGGTCGCAAGGGGCCGTTCGAGCTGTACGGCTACATCGACATCCCGAAGATCTTCAACATCGGCAACAGCCACGACAAAGGCGTGTGGGACCACGGCTCGCCGGTGTTCATGGAGCACGAGCCGCGGATCTCCATCGACTACCTGGCCGGGCGCAGCCTGGCCATCGGCCCGTTCAAGGAGTGGTACGTGGCGTTCGACTGGATCTACGACCACGGCAGCAACAGCGCCAACCGCGCCAATACCCTGTACAGCGGCCTGGGCACCGACATCGACACCCATTCGCGGGTCAACCTGTCGGCCAACTTCTACGGGCGCTACCAATGGGAGAACTACGGCGCCAGCAATGAATACTCCTGGGACGGCTACCGCGCCCAGCTCAAGTACATCGTGCCCATCAGCAAGTTCGGCAACGGCGCGTCGCTGACCTATATCGGCTTCACCAACTTCGATTTCGGCTCGGACCTGCACAAGGACAACCCGGCCCGCACCGCCAATGCCACGGTAGCCACCAATGTGCTGCTGTACTCCTTCACCCACCTGCGGTTCACTCTGGTCGGCCGTTACTTCCACAACGGCGGCAACTGGCAGGACGGCAGCGAGCTGAATTTCGGCGATGGCGATTTCCGCGCCCGGTCCAATGGCTGGGGTTATTACGCCGGCATCGGTTACCAGTTCTGA
- the selD gene encoding selenide, water dikinase SelD, translating to MSEPIRLTQYSHGAGCGCKISPQVLEVILAGSGAQNLDPKLWVGNASRDDAAVYAIDEERGVVSTTDFFMPIVDDPFDFGRIAATNAISDIYAMGGDPLMAIAILGWPVNVLAPEIAREVIRGGRAVCDAAGIPLAGGHSIDAPEPIFGLAVTGLVEKRHMKRNDTATAGCLLYLTKPLGIGVLTTAEKKGKLRSADVGLARDWMCTLNKPGSRFGKLDGVTAMTDVTGFGLLGHLVEMADGSGLTARIHYDRVPRLPGVEYYLDQGCIPGGTQRNFDSYADKLGRIQALHKLVLCDPQTSGGLLIAVTPEGNAAFLALAAELGLELAPIGELVERQSTAVEVI from the coding sequence ATGAGCGAGCCGATTCGCCTGACCCAGTACAGCCACGGCGCGGGTTGCGGTTGCAAGATTTCTCCCCAGGTCCTGGAGGTGATTCTGGCCGGCAGCGGTGCGCAGAACCTCGACCCGAAACTCTGGGTCGGCAACGCCTCGCGCGACGACGCGGCGGTGTACGCCATCGACGAAGAGCGCGGCGTGGTCTCGACCACCGACTTTTTCATGCCGATCGTCGACGACCCGTTCGACTTCGGGCGCATCGCCGCGACCAATGCCATCAGTGATATCTACGCCATGGGCGGCGACCCGTTGATGGCCATCGCCATCCTTGGCTGGCCGGTGAACGTGCTGGCGCCGGAAATCGCCCGCGAGGTGATTCGCGGCGGCCGCGCGGTGTGCGACGCGGCTGGCATCCCCCTGGCCGGCGGCCATTCGATCGACGCCCCGGAACCGATCTTCGGCCTGGCCGTGACCGGCCTGGTGGAAAAGCGCCATATGAAGCGCAACGACACCGCCACCGCCGGTTGCCTGCTGTACCTGACCAAGCCCCTGGGCATCGGCGTGCTGACCACGGCCGAGAAGAAGGGCAAGCTGCGCAGCGCCGACGTCGGCCTGGCCCGCGACTGGATGTGCACCCTGAACAAGCCCGGCAGCCGCTTCGGCAAGCTTGACGGCGTGACCGCGATGACCGACGTCACCGGTTTCGGCCTGCTCGGGCACCTGGTGGAAATGGCCGATGGCAGCGGCCTGACCGCGCGCATTCACTACGATCGCGTGCCGCGCCTGCCCGGGGTCGAGTACTACCTGGACCAGGGCTGCATACCGGGCGGCACCCAGCGCAATTTCGACAGCTACGCCGACAAGCTCGGGCGTATCCAGGCCCTGCACAAGCTGGTGCTGTGCGACCCGCAGACCAGTGGCGGGCTGTTGATCGCTGTCACCCCGGAAGGCAATGCGGCCTTCCTCGCGCTGGCCGCCGAACTGGGCCTGGAACTGGCGCCGATCGGTGAGCTGGTGGAACGACAGAGCACCGCGGTCGAGGTGATCTGA
- the mnmH gene encoding tRNA 2-selenouridine(34) synthase MnmH: MPIDITDYREIFLNDRPMMDTRAPVEFSKGAFPGVVNLPLMTDHERQRVGTCYKQQGQQAAIVLGHQLVSGAIKAERIQAWADFARAHPDGYLYCFRGGLRSQIVQQWLKDEAGIDYPRVGGGYKAMRTFLLDTLEGAVAECDFVLLGGMTGIGKTEVLNQLANGLDLEGHANHRGSSFGKRASGQPSNIDFENRLAVDILKKRERGIGGFVLEDENRMIGSCALPLPLYQGMQRFPMVWLEDGLEGRVERILRDYVIDLCAEFVAVHGEDGFARFSERLLESLNNIRKRLGGERHQRLYQLLEAALAEQARSGSVDLHRAWIEGLLKEYYDPMYAFQRESKGARIEFVGEQAAVLEYLRERARQRG; encoded by the coding sequence ATGCCCATCGATATTACCGACTACCGCGAAATCTTCCTCAACGACCGGCCGATGATGGATACCCGTGCGCCGGTCGAATTCAGCAAGGGCGCCTTTCCCGGGGTGGTCAACCTGCCGCTGATGACCGACCACGAACGACAGCGGGTCGGCACCTGCTACAAGCAGCAGGGCCAGCAGGCGGCGATCGTCCTCGGGCACCAGTTGGTGTCCGGGGCGATCAAGGCCGAACGCATCCAGGCCTGGGCCGACTTCGCCCGGGCCCACCCCGACGGCTACCTGTATTGCTTCCGCGGCGGCCTGCGTTCGCAGATCGTCCAGCAGTGGCTCAAGGACGAGGCCGGCATCGACTACCCGCGGGTCGGCGGCGGCTACAAGGCCATGCGTACCTTCCTGCTCGACACCCTCGAAGGAGCGGTGGCCGAGTGTGATTTTGTCCTGCTCGGCGGCATGACCGGCATTGGCAAGACCGAGGTGCTCAACCAACTGGCCAACGGCCTGGACCTGGAAGGCCACGCCAACCATCGTGGCTCCAGTTTCGGCAAGCGCGCCAGCGGCCAGCCGTCGAACATCGACTTCGAGAACCGCCTGGCGGTGGACATCCTGAAAAAGCGCGAGCGCGGCATCGGCGGGTTCGTGCTGGAAGACGAGAACCGCATGATCGGCAGCTGCGCCTTGCCGTTGCCGCTGTACCAGGGCATGCAGCGTTTCCCGATGGTCTGGCTGGAGGATGGCCTGGAGGGGCGGGTCGAGCGGATCCTGCGCGACTACGTGATCGACCTGTGCGCGGAGTTCGTCGCGGTGCATGGCGAGGACGGTTTCGCGCGGTTTTCCGAGCGCCTGCTGGAAAGCCTGAACAACATCCGCAAACGCCTGGGGGGCGAGCGTCACCAGCGCCTGTACCAGCTGCTGGAGGCCGCCCTGGCCGAGCAGGCCCGCAGCGGCAGCGTGGACCTGCACCGGGCCTGGATCGAAGGCTTGCTCAAGGAATATTACGACCCGATGTATGCCTTCCAGCGCGAAAGCAAGGGCGCGCGCATCGAGTTCGTCGGCGAGCAGGCGGCGGTGCTGGAGTATTTGCGCGAGCGCGCTCGTCAGCGCGGTTGA
- a CDS encoding permease — protein MSSLAPASPVRGWSFWWKPALFVLVACVGLYFVKWSPYYAKAFIAADSHSIGASIINDQPSSPLNAALAYAQVYFLAIWKAAVLAVILGSLLQVLIPRDWLLRLFGRAGFGSTLRGGLFALPGMMCSCCAAPVAASMRRQNVSVGAALAFWIANPVLNPATLVFMGFVLGWGFTALRLVAGIVLVLGVSLVAQRIARPEQLPEAAVEAVVEASTGNEGAFFSRWARSLWQLFWSTIPIYVLAVLVLGAARVWLFPHVEGAIGDSLLWLVPLAIVGTLFVIPTAAEIPIVQTMMTLGMGTGPAVALLMTLPSISLPSLLMLRKDFDARVLMTVAGLTMLIGVVCGLIGAALL, from the coding sequence ATGTCCAGCCTTGCCCCTGCCAGCCCCGTCCGGGGCTGGTCGTTCTGGTGGAAACCCGCCCTGTTCGTCCTGGTGGCGTGCGTCGGCCTCTACTTCGTCAAGTGGTCGCCCTACTACGCCAAGGCCTTTATCGCCGCCGACAGCCACAGCATCGGCGCCTCGATCATCAACGATCAGCCCTCCTCGCCTCTGAACGCCGCCCTGGCCTACGCCCAGGTGTATTTCCTGGCGATCTGGAAGGCCGCGGTGCTGGCGGTGATCCTCGGTTCGCTGCTGCAAGTGCTGATCCCGCGGGACTGGCTGCTGCGCCTGTTCGGCCGCGCCGGTTTCGGCTCGACCTTGCGCGGCGGCCTGTTCGCCCTGCCGGGCATGATGTGTTCCTGCTGCGCCGCGCCCGTGGCGGCGAGCATGCGCCGGCAGAATGTCTCGGTGGGCGCGGCGCTGGCCTTCTGGATCGCCAACCCGGTACTCAACCCGGCGACCCTGGTGTTCATGGGCTTTGTCCTGGGATGGGGTTTCACCGCGCTGCGGCTGGTGGCGGGCATCGTGCTGGTGCTGGGAGTGTCGCTGGTGGCCCAGCGCATCGCCCGTCCCGAGCAACTGCCGGAAGCGGCGGTGGAGGCCGTGGTCGAGGCCAGCACGGGCAATGAAGGTGCGTTCTTTAGCCGCTGGGCACGCAGCCTGTGGCAACTGTTCTGGAGCACCATTCCGATCTATGTGCTGGCGGTGCTGGTGCTGGGCGCGGCGCGGGTCTGGCTGTTCCCCCATGTCGAGGGCGCGATTGGCGACAGCCTGCTGTGGCTGGTGCCGCTGGCGATTGTCGGCACGTTGTTCGTGATTCCCACCGCCGCGGAAATCCCCATCGTGCAGACCATGATGACCCTGGGCATGGGCACCGGCCCGGCGGTGGCCTTGCTGATGACCCTGCCGAGCATCAGCCTGCCGTCGCTTTTGATGCTGCGCAAGGATTTCGACGCGCGGGTGCTGATGACCGTCGCCGGCCTGACCATGCTGATTGGCGTGGTGTGCGGGTTGATTGGCGCGGCGCTGTTGTAA
- a CDS encoding IclR family transcriptional regulator produces MSDTPNSLFNQSLEKGLAVLRAFNAAQRTMNLAEIAEAAEINKSSAQRMIHTLEQLGYVRKHPQTKRFQLTPRVMEIGYNYLAADTLVDVANPFLAELAQVTGETTNLTEPDGLDMVYVARFVAPKFIPIHMPIGSRIPMYCTGSGRAYLSALPDQEALAMLQASDRQAHTRHTLTGIDAIHGEIVATRQRGYALNQEELFLGDMSIAAPIIGSQGLPVAAVHVVIPSSRWTLEEAERKLAPSVIECARAIRTSIRTL; encoded by the coding sequence ATGAGCGACACCCCCAATAGCCTGTTCAATCAGTCGCTGGAAAAAGGCCTGGCGGTCCTGCGCGCCTTCAACGCTGCCCAACGGACCATGAACCTGGCGGAAATCGCCGAGGCCGCCGAGATCAACAAAAGCTCGGCGCAACGCATGATCCACACCCTGGAGCAGCTCGGTTACGTGCGTAAGCACCCGCAGACCAAACGCTTCCAGCTGACCCCGCGGGTGATGGAGATCGGCTACAACTACCTCGCCGCCGACACCCTGGTGGACGTGGCCAACCCGTTCCTTGCCGAACTGGCCCAGGTCACCGGCGAAACCACCAACCTCACCGAGCCCGATGGCCTGGACATGGTCTATGTCGCGCGCTTCGTGGCGCCCAAGTTCATTCCGATCCACATGCCCATCGGCAGCCGCATTCCGATGTACTGCACCGGCTCCGGCCGCGCCTACCTCAGCGCCCTGCCCGACCAGGAAGCCCTGGCGATGCTCCAGGCCAGCGACCGCCAGGCCCATACCCGGCATACCCTGACCGGGATCGACGCGATCCATGGGGAAATCGTCGCCACCCGCCAGCGCGGTTACGCCCTGAACCAGGAAGAGCTGTTTCTCGGCGACATGAGCATCGCCGCGCCGATTATCGGCAGCCAGGGCCTGCCGGTGGCCGCCGTGCACGTGGTGATCCCCAGCAGCCGCTGGACCCTGGAAGAAGCCGAACGCAAGCTGGCGCCTTCGGTGATCGAGTGCGCCCGGGCGATTCGCACCTCGATTCGTACCCTCTGA
- a CDS encoding ABC transporter substrate-binding protein, whose translation MQKRFRVLALCCALTAGLVGSVSAGAAPVYKVGATATGIPFTFLDVKSQSIEGMMIDAARAVGQAGGFEVDIQQTTFAALIPSLTSNKIDIISAAMLRTPAREKVVQYSNPVFSYGEGLIVRADDNTAYTRMEDFKDQVVGAQVGTVFIDELNKRGIFKEVRGYDSIPDLLRDLALGRIKAGFADRPIVAYQLAQGTQNKVQLVKSYQPVVMGDVCLIVRKGDAQTLDEVNRGIAAIKADGSLERIIEKWKLN comes from the coding sequence ATGCAAAAGCGTTTTCGTGTCCTTGCATTGTGCTGCGCACTCACCGCCGGCCTCGTCGGTTCTGTCAGTGCCGGCGCCGCGCCGGTGTACAAGGTCGGCGCCACCGCCACCGGCATTCCCTTCACCTTTCTCGACGTCAAGAGCCAGAGTATCGAAGGCATGATGATCGACGCCGCCCGTGCGGTGGGCCAGGCCGGCGGCTTCGAGGTGGACATCCAGCAGACCACCTTCGCCGCGCTGATTCCCTCGCTGACCTCGAACAAGATCGACATCATTTCTGCCGCCATGCTGCGCACCCCGGCGCGGGAGAAGGTGGTGCAGTACTCCAACCCGGTGTTCAGCTATGGCGAGGGGCTGATCGTGCGCGCCGACGACAACACCGCCTACACCCGCATGGAGGACTTCAAGGACCAGGTGGTCGGCGCCCAGGTCGGTACGGTGTTCATCGATGAGTTGAACAAGCGCGGGATTTTCAAGGAAGTGCGCGGCTACGACTCGATCCCCGACCTGCTGCGCGACCTGGCGCTGGGGCGGATCAAGGCCGGTTTCGCCGACCGGCCGATCGTCGCCTACCAACTGGCCCAGGGCACCCAGAACAAGGTGCAGCTGGTGAAAAGCTACCAACCGGTGGTGATGGGCGATGTCTGCCTGATCGTGCGCAAGGGCGATGCGCAGACCCTGGACGAGGTCAACCGCGGCATCGCGGCGATCAAGGCCGACGGCTCCCTGGAGCGGATCATCGAGAAGTGGAAGCTCAACTGA
- a CDS encoding amino acid ABC transporter permease has protein sequence MFLQNALDFLPILLKGAVVTLQVTAGSFVLSSLIGLVFALMMVSKVRSISLFAIGVVNVIRGLPIIVQLFYIYFVLPDFGIQLTAMQAGVIGLGIAYSAYQAENFRAGIQAIHQGQIEAAESIGMRGGMIMRRVVLPQAFRIALPPYGNTLVMMLKDSSLVSTITVAEMTRAGQLIASSTFENMTVYTLVALLYLALSLPLSFALRRLEARFSTRRKS, from the coding sequence ATGTTTCTCCAGAACGCTCTGGACTTCCTCCCCATTCTGCTGAAAGGGGCGGTGGTCACCTTGCAGGTCACGGCCGGCTCCTTTGTGCTCAGCTCGCTGATCGGCCTGGTATTCGCCTTGATGATGGTGTCCAAGGTGCGCTCGATCTCCCTGTTCGCGATTGGCGTGGTCAACGTCATTCGCGGCCTGCCGATCATCGTGCAGCTGTTCTACATCTACTTCGTGCTGCCGGATTTCGGCATCCAGCTCACGGCCATGCAGGCCGGGGTGATTGGCCTGGGCATCGCCTACTCGGCGTACCAGGCGGAGAACTTCCGCGCCGGCATCCAGGCCATTCACCAGGGGCAGATCGAGGCGGCCGAATCCATCGGCATGCGCGGCGGCATGATCATGCGCCGGGTGGTCCTGCCCCAGGCCTTTCGCATCGCCTTGCCGCCCTATGGCAACACCCTGGTGATGATGCTCAAGGACTCCTCGCTGGTGTCCACCATCACCGTGGCCGAGATGACCCGCGCCGGTCAGCTCATCGCGTCCTCGACCTTCGAGAACATGACCGTCTACACCCTGGTGGCCTTGCTCTACCTGGCCCTGAGCTTGCCGTTGTCCTTTGCCCTGCGTCGCCTGGAGGCGCGCTTCAGCACCCGGAGAAAGTCATGA